A part of Hippopotamus amphibius kiboko isolate mHipAmp2 chromosome 16, mHipAmp2.hap2, whole genome shotgun sequence genomic DNA contains:
- the LOC130838113 gene encoding LOW QUALITY PROTEIN: carcinoembryonic antigen-related cell adhesion molecule 21-like (The sequence of the model RefSeq protein was modified relative to this genomic sequence to represent the inferred CDS: inserted 1 base in 1 codon) encodes MALTKAITHLLCFSTESVAQPXIQASNTTVTEHKDPAILTCITNDTGISIYWFFSGQSLLLTERMKLFPDNSTLTIDPVRRENAGDYRCEISNLGSTNKSDPLRLDVKCK; translated from the exons TCACTCACCTCCTCTGTTTCTCCACAGAATCAGTGGCACAGC TCATCCAAGCCAGCAACACCACAGTCACAGAACATAAGGACCCTGCCATCCTGACCTGCATCACAAATGACACTGGGATCTCCATCTACTGGTTCTTCAGTGGCCAGAGTCTACTGCTCACAGAGAGGATGAAGCTGTTCCCAGACAATAGCACCCTTACCATAGACCCCGTCAGGAGGGAGAATGCTGGGGATTATCGGTGTGAAATCTCCAACCTGGGCAGTACCAACAAAAGTGACCCTCTCAGGCTGGATGTGAAATGTAAGTGA